In one Podarcis muralis chromosome 7, rPodMur119.hap1.1, whole genome shotgun sequence genomic region, the following are encoded:
- the LOC114589826 gene encoding methylenetetrahydrofolate reductase (NADPH)-like isoform X1: MWGEELTSEESVFEVFRCYIAGEPNKEGHKVTCLPWNDEPLAPETNLMKEELAKVNRRGILTINSQPNINGKPSTDPIVGWGPDGGYVFQKVGFEEAAADVSEEVPSADVEQRPSRKMQARPNWQGSRAGFRVVPPGSCTFIVLLPSQAEDTTTLASRVQRRATRMI, encoded by the exons ATGTGGGGCGAGGAGCTGACCAGCGAGGAAAGCGTCTTCGAGGTGTTCAGGTGTTACATCGCCGGAGAGCCCAACAAGGAGGGGCACAAG gtgaCCTGCCTGCCTTGGAACGATGAACCTCTGGCGCCCGAGACCAACCTTATGAAAGAAGAGCTGGCCAAGGTGAACAGGAGAGGGATCCTGACCATCAATTCCCAGCCGAACATCAACGGCAAGCCCTCCACCGACCCGATTGTGGGCTGGGGTCCCGACGGAGGCTACGTCTTCCAAAAG GTGGGATTTGAGGAGGCCGCCGCAGATGTCTCTGAGGAAGTGCCGTCCGCAGATGtcgaacagaggccaagcaggaaGATGCAAGCGAGGCCCAACTGGCAGGGAagtagggccggatttagagtCGTGCCCCCTGGATCATGCACCTTCATTGTATTGCTCCCATCACAGGCTGAAGACACAACCACTTTGGCTtcgcgtgtgcagaggagggcaactaggatGATCTAG